The region CAATGCTCGGGTGCGCACTATACGTGGTCCAATAAGCAAGAGTTAGGAGACCGGATCTTTTCTAAACTTGATAGGGTGTTTACTAATGAAGCTTGGCTGGATTTATTTCCTAAGACGGAAGCTTGTTTTAAATGGGATTTTGTCTCTGATCACAGTTATTGTATTATAAAAAACCAGGAGGTTAACAAAGTTGGAATCAATCCATTTAGGTTCTGCAATCACTGGCTTCATTTCAGTAGATTTAAAGAGGCAGTCATGGGTAGCTGGAATTCTTTGCCTGGTCTGGTAGGGGGTCTGAATCAGATAGTTAAGAAACTATTGAGAGTGAAACATGTGCTGAAACGATTTAACAGGGAGGAGGTAGGTGATGTTGTGTTGGATTATAAGCTTGCCAAGGAGGAGCTTAGTTCGGTTGAGGAGGCCTTAGCAGCAAATCCTTCTGATCTTTCAGTGCAGTTAGCTGTTAGTCAAGCTCAGCAGAGTTTCTTTATCAAACAGAAACGATATTCCTGTTTCCTTAAGCAAAAGAGTAAGGTTAACTGGGTGGTATTTAGTGATGAGAATTCTAAGTACTTTCATGCTATTATGAGGAAAAGAAGGCTTGAAAACATAATTACATCCTATATTTCTGGTGACAAAACTGAAGATGACTATGGGAAAGTTGTTAATCATTTCTTGTCCCATTTTGAGCAATTTATGGGGAGGAGGAGCTCAGCTACCATGGAGCTGGATCTAGAGTGTATGTACCAGGGTAATATTCTTTCAGTGGAGCAACAAGTGAGATTATTGAGACCCTTTAGTAAGAGAGATGTTAGAAAGGCTATGTTTAGCATTCATTCCTCCAAAAGTCCTGGATTGGACGGTTTTGGTTCAGGTTTTTTCAAGGGTCTTTGGGGTCTCATTGGAGAAGAAATATCGCATGTTGTCTTAGGCTTTTTCCAGGATGGTTTCTTACCTAAGTCCTTGAATGAAACGGTGATCTCTCTCATCCCTAAGGTTGCTGACCCTAAATCTGCTAGTGATTACAGGCCAATTGCGTGTTGTAATACCCTTTATAAGTGTATTTCGAAGTTGCTTTGTACTAGGATTTCGGAGGTGCTTCCTTTCCTAGTTCATAGCAACCAAGGGGCCTTTATAAAGAATAGGAACCTTGCTCATAATATCATGATTTTTCAGGACCTCTTAAAAGGGTATACTAGGAAGAATATTTCAGCTCGGTGCATCATGACGATTGATCTCAGCAAAGCCTATGATACCGTTGATTGGCTCTTTGTTGAGAAGTTGCTTAAGAGCCTCTGTTTCCCTACTAGATTTATTAATTGGATCATGATTTGTCTTAAAGGTACGAGGTACAGCCTTCTCATTAATGGTAGGATTCAGGGGTCGTTTAAAGGGGAAAAAGGTCTTCGTTAAGGTGATCCTATTTCGCCTCTGTTATTTGTGTTAATAATGGAGTACCTAACTAGACTTTTGGCTCACAACACTGGTAAAAAAGGTTTCGGATTCCACCCTTTGTGCAAGCAGCTTAGATTAACTAACCTTTGCTTTGCAGATGATTTGATCCTTTTTTGTAAAGGTAACTTTAACTCGGTGAGATTCATTCATGATGCCTTCAAGAGATTCTGTGATTCATCAGGTCTCTCAGCGAATTaatctaaatctaatattttcttTGGAGGCGTTAAAGATGAAGCTAAACTTAAGATTCTTGATCTTATGCAAATGGATGAAGGTAATTTCCCTTTGAAGTACTTAGGTGTTCATCTTAGGCCTACTAAATGGCAGGCTGCTGATTGTGGGGTGATTTTGGACAAATTGCACAAGAATCTTAACTGCTTGGCGAGTAAGAACCTTTCCTTTGCAGGGCGGGCTCAGCTTATTCATTCAGTGCTGCTTGGTATTCAGAACTTTTGGATGAGCATCTTCATTCTGCCTTCCAAAGTCACAGCTGCTATTGATAAATGTTGTCGTGATTTCCTTTGGGGTTCAAGAGGTAATAGGAGTAAGTTTCATCTCCCGTCTTGGGAGAAGGTGTGTCTTCTGAAAAATTTAGGTGGTATTGGCTTTCGTGAAGGCAAAAAGTGGAATGTAGCTGTGATGGCTAAGTATATTTGGGCCTCTTCTAGTAAGTAAGATTTTCTTTGGGTTAAATGGATTAATTCCATTTATCTTAAAAATCATACTATATGGAGTATTCCTGTTAAGCAAGATATGAGTTGGTACTTCAAGAAGCTTCTCAAAGTTAGGCAGTCCACTGACTATCATTCTTTGCGGCTTGCTGAAAAGGGAGGGAAATTTAGAGTTAAGAAGTTTTATTCGTCCATGTTTTCTGCTCAAAGAGTTATATATGCATAAACGGTTTGGAATAAACTCATTGTGGCCAAGCATAGATTTATCTATTGGCAGATTTTTAACTCTCAATTGCTGACCAGAGATCACTTGAGCCGCTTCATTCCTATCATATCCTCTCTTTGCCCAGTTTGTGATCTGGTCTTGGAATCACATAGTCACCTCTTTTTGGACTGTCTCTTTTCCCGAAGGCTTTTTGGGGAAATTAGCAGCTGGCTTGGGGTCTTTAAGTGGCCGGCTTCTCAGGTGGAGCTCCATAATTGGTGCCTTTCTGCTACACGAGGTCTGAAGTATCAGATTATCAATGATGTTCTTGCAGCTACTTTGtatttcatttggaaaaatagaaacaattgtATTTTTGAGTTAGCTTGCTATACTACCAGTAGTGTTAGTTCTGAAATTAGGAAAGTTGTTAAATGTAGAATCTTGGGTTTGGGTCTTCCTAGAGCTAGCAAAATGGACAATTATTTGATCAATATTGTAGAGGGCTGGTAGCTGCTTCTCCTTGAGTTCAGCGGCAGTTTCTTTTGCTGCTGTTCTCTTTGTCTTAGCAGCTTTTGATTTGTTTCTGTTTTGTATCTGTTGGTTTTGAATAATAGAATTCTTCtcttgttcaaaaaaaaaaaaaaaagagaagaatgaAGATGCCGAATTAATCATGAAGCAAGCCAGATCTGCTATTGTGATGAATTTATCAGATAATGTACTGAGACAAGTCATTGGGGAAAAGACAGCAGCTGGTCTATGGAAGAAGTTGGAGGATTTGTACATGAAGAAATCTACTGCAACAAAAATCTTCTTGAAGGGAAAGATGTATGTTTCAAGATGAATGCAACTCTGTCACTTGAACaaaattttgatgaaatgaaCAAAATTGTTCTTGCTCTTTCGAATATGGGAGAAGATATTAAAGAGGAAGACCAAGTCGTGATACTCATGAATAGCTTATCTGATCAATTCAAAGAAATGAGGATTGTAATCATGTACAGTCGTGATACATTTACCTTATAGGATGTGATGAGCTATTTAAGATCAAGAGATGCATAATTGACTTGGGAAAAGGCAACCAAACAACAAAAACAATAAGATGTTTTAATGGTTTGAGGCAGGACACACAAGAAGAGTATGTCAAGAGGACATTCAAAGTTTCACTCTAGATCAAAATCAAGACCAAAGGAAACTAGGAAATGTCATCACTACGACAAAGTTGGTCATCTAATCAGACATTGTTGggaattaaagaagaagaaaagagagaaggaaGATGAAGATAAAACCAAGATTCATCATCTTTAGTTGATACTCTACAATTCAGATAGTGATGTGTGTTGTGTTACAATTCAAAGAGATGTCTCAGATTGGATATTGGACAGTGGATACACTTATCACATGTTCCCAACAAGGAGTTGGTTCACTGATTATCAATAAATAAATGGTGGAAAGGTTCTCATGGGAAATGATCATCAATGCAAAGTGGTAGGAATTAGAAATATAGCTATAAAAGGTGTTAATGGAACAGTAAAAATACTGAACAAGTAAGACATATACCAGAATTAAAGAGAAATTTAATCTCTTTAGGCACCTTGGATGATGAGGGCTATGAGTATAAGAGCAGCAAGGGAATCATGAAAGTTACAAAAGGTTCTTTAGTAGTACTAAAAGGAACTAAGATAAATTGTAattccccaaaatccctaataaggtttaggaccttgattaggaggtcaggagggccataattgatttattatgttattaaataattatatgcatgtttatgtggattatattattatatgatgataaatgcatgcatatgggtccatttttaattataagggcattttggtaatttggctcgttgagggcgtaattgtgtattttcatgcatgttggtgaattatgaataataccacattatatgtggattttttcgattCATTCGGCATGAGaggatctttgaatgcaagttatctgTTTGGTCaaaacggggttaatttcggggcttggggtgagtctcggggtgatatgaGAATTtgaacattaccaggaattaaagggtaatgggatatgatttattagcatttaagaatattgggaataacgggaattggagggtgttaattatgattaacgagatgggcgcgaaaggacggttttgcacttggtggttgttaagggttttaaataggcttgggggcatttaagtattttcaccctaaggttttatttagccattagaaGGATGTAGAATTATCAAAATAGAGCATCACCTTCATCTTCTCCTAATCATCATTTccacttttttttcttttgaattttgaagctctttttgaggaaccaagctagggaaccaagcattgatgatctagggttctgttctaccattgaagagggtgtgattatgagattgaggtgagtttctagccattaaaactatggttcttgctctgtttttcttattgagtttcagctggattttttagttggataatgggaattgatgagagtttttggctagggttacttgggttatgatgcctagggcttgtgtatatggtatttgggttaaTTTGGGGGTTTGGATGAAGTTTGGAAGCTGGTTTTTcgggttggaaatggaggagtcgaaggagggaaaaaccagggttgaaaaccctggttgtagcgctacagcactagccaaGGGGTGTTTCACTCTGCCAagggcgctggggcgctaggggggtagcgctacagcgctaccatgCTTTTCCATattcctattttgggcacttttgagggttttttgctcggggtttcaattcctaaggctcggtatcgaatctactcaccgtttgggtacgattcggggtttcggaagtgaggtttaggtcaagaacctttcattgctcattttcattgatggattttatatttggttatgactaggtgaccgctaaggaattaaaggatcgatcgttctcaaaggtcgttcagttgttatttctcgctcgaaccagaggtaagaaaactgcacccagtatgtgatgcatgtgatgcatgagaaacatgtgattagggcatgacatgaatattgaatatgagatagatcagagcttgagtctctgtgtttgtgcatgatcataattatgctagtaattgttaagtaagcatgttgaatgccctacatttggatatttgacatatggtatatgcctggttgcattgcttacttgtgtatggtactgacccatgagtcagaaatcggcaatggtgttggtattaactgtgaagctgtgactcactagtcaagttcgacagtgatACTGAGCAccagtcgtatggtattggcttaagagttaAGAATGatcttagcatgtttaacgcaagccgaaaagattagatctaatcgacatcagcattgaatggctcatcatgagcattaatgccggaccgacctcaagttcaatgaaaactaaaagcacttgtctagcctatggctagtcacttagagccatggccagaaggcccaggtgactgcattgtcacatggctatgggtgttgagtccacgtagtgactcactcatcagtcactcatttggtttaagttagtgacttactcatcagtcactcatctgattagggctatacgcccCAGCATGGTTAACAGAACATCAAAGttttaaatcactcatctgattagggctataagccccaacatggttaacaaaacctcaaagtgttaaatcactcatctgattaggattgacttgatagtcatccatttaggagggcaggatcccccatcattatctgaacctatttgcatgcatgaatagggctattattgctaggcatgcacattatgatttagtaacatgttattactgttcatgagcatattgagttttcttgctgagcctcggctcacgggtgctatgtggtgcaggtaaaggcaaaagaaagctggaccatccttgagttggagagcttatgtgacgatgtgtacatatgcggctgctcgactgccacggccaagggttgaagaggaactagggttaaaccttattttgccgctgAGGTCGgatggttgtaaatcttttgttgtaattaacctttaaattatatttttgggatcccaatgtatacagtaaacgttttagtgaaacattatatcttaaccaaaaattttaatcataaaccgctaatcatacttagttacacgattatggccaaatgactcggttagtgggtttagcattgtttaaaatgcacaccgtaatggtccatgagtagtagggcgttacataaatggTCTATATCATTTAGAATGAGTAACAATACCTCTTGCACATGCTGCAGCAGTAAAGGAAAATGACACAGAAACTCAGCTTTGGCATGCTAGATTGGGACACATTAGTGAGTAGGCCATTGTTGAACTGACTAAACAAGGTATACTTAAAAATTATAAGCATGTCAACTTACCTTTTTGTGAGATTTGTGTGCAGGGAAAACAACACAAAGTTAAGTTTTCAAATAGCAAGTATAGAGCAAAGCATATATTGGATTACATACATGCGGATTTGTGGGGTGTAAGCAGAACAAAAACTCAAGGAGATAACCAATATTTTTTATCCATTGTTGATGATTTCAGTAGGAAAGTATGAGCATTTTTACTTAAgaataaaactaattgtttagaaaagtttaaaatatggaaAACACTCGTAGAAACCCAAACTGAAAGAAAATTTAAAGTTTTAAGAACAGACAATGGACTTGAGTTTGTGAATGAGGAATTTAATAATTTAAGCACAAAGTATGGAATACAAAGGCACAATTACACACACACCTTAGCAAAATGATGTTGCTGAGAGAATGAATTgaaatttaatgaataaagttAGATGTCTCTTGCTTGAATCTAGTTTAAAGAAATTTTATTGGGGGGAAGCTTTATATATTTCTTGTTACTTGATAAATAGGAGTCCTAGTAGAGTTAATAATCTGAAAACTCCTAAAGAAAAGTGGTCTAATAAACCACCCTCAATGTCTCATCACAAAGTCTTTGGATGTGTAGCTTATGCACACCATGTTGATGATAAACTTGCTAAAAGGTCTATTA is a window of Humulus lupulus chromosome 4, drHumLupu1.1, whole genome shotgun sequence DNA encoding:
- the LOC133831933 gene encoding uncharacterized protein LOC133831933, with amino-acid sequence MEYLTRLLAHNTGKKGFGFHPLCKQLRLTNLCFADDLILFCKGVKDEAKLKILDLMQMDEGNFPLKYLGVHLRPTKWQAADCGVILDKLHKNLNCLASKNLSFAGRAQLIHSVLLGIQNFWMSIFILPSKVTAAIDKCCRDFLWGSRGNRSKFHLPSWEKVCLLKNLGGIGFREGKKWNVAVMAKYIWASSKFFSCSKKKKKEKNEDAELIMKQARSAIVMNLSDNVLRQVIGEKTAAGLWKKLEDLYMKKSTATKIFLKGKMYVSR